Proteins encoded within one genomic window of Vicinamibacterales bacterium:
- a CDS encoding adenosine-specific kinase, whose product MELKSVAVAIPQDTNVILGQTHFIKTVEDLYEIMVTTVPGAEFGLAFNEASGPCLIRADGNDQSLQSLAIETAQAIGAGHMFVLFLRKAYPINVLSRIKDCPEVCRIFCATANPLEVVVAETPQGRGIVGVIDGSSPRGVESESDRTWRREFLRKIGYKR is encoded by the coding sequence ATGGAGCTGAAGAGCGTCGCAGTGGCTATTCCGCAGGATACGAACGTGATCCTCGGGCAGACCCATTTCATCAAGACGGTCGAGGACCTGTACGAGATCATGGTCACGACCGTGCCGGGGGCCGAGTTCGGACTCGCTTTCAACGAGGCCTCCGGGCCGTGTCTCATCCGTGCGGACGGCAACGACCAGTCGCTGCAGTCGTTGGCCATCGAGACGGCCCAGGCGATTGGGGCCGGACACATGTTCGTGCTGTTCCTCCGGAAGGCGTATCCGATCAACGTGCTGAGCCGCATCAAGGACTGTCCGGAGGTCTGTCGCATCTTCTGTGCAACGGCCAATCCGCTGGAAGTGGTGGTTGCGGAGACTCCCCAGGGACGGGGAATTGTGGGGGTGATCGACGGCTCGTCACCGAGAGGGGTGGAATCCGAGTCCGACCGAACGTGGCGGCGGGAGTTCCTGCGGAAGATTGGCTACAAGAGGTAG